In Meles meles chromosome 13, mMelMel3.1 paternal haplotype, whole genome shotgun sequence, the DNA window CAGGAGACTAATGGGGGACCGGAATTCGCGCCCTAAACTGTGCGGGACCCAACGGGCGCCCCGCTTTCCCCAGGCGTCCTCCGCTCGGCTCAGCCCAGGGCTCGGGCGTAAGCCTCTCTCCGCTTCCCACCGACGACCGTCTGGCCCTTCCTTTGCCCGCCCTTCTTTCTGACCTCTAGAAACAACGAATTCCTTCTCATCTTTCAAGGCCTGGGTCCAGTGccacctcctccgggaagcccCCACCGCCCCGAGCCCAGAGCCGGCTCTCGGAGTTCTGCGAAGGGCATTTCCCTGCCCCTCGGCTCAGGCCTCCTGATAGCGCCAGGGGGGTGCGATGGGGCTCGTCAGCTAGACtgggagctccttgagggcaggaactgGATCTGATTCGTTTCCAtttccccagcccccagcgcGGCCTGGCGCAGAAAGGACGCACAATAAACAATTGCTGAACGGAATggattttccctttattttattaatccttccccttccttctttccttctttcttttcctccttccttcctccctcgttattttttatttcttggtaaTATTCAATTGTCATGTTTTTCAGGCTCATTAAATCCATTTAGagacaaaagaataaaaggcagaaggggaaggagggggaggagggaagggggaggggaggggaggccggAGAAGCAAACAAATAACCCGCTTTAACTAGACGGGCGGATAAATGGCCCCGTTTCTCCTCAGCCCCGATGCGCCTGCTTAGCTGCGCGCCCCGCGGGCGCCGCAGCTCGGGTGGGCTCAGCCCCGGGGCCGCCGCCCCCAGCCCGGAGGGACCCAgcagggcccggccgggggccgcAAAGCTGCGAGCGGCCGAAGGTGCCAGGGCCGCTTCATTGGGATTCATGGGCGTGTTGGGCGGGCGGCCCCGGGCTCCGGGCGCAgggcgggggccgggcgggggcgggggtgcgcACGGCGGGCGCAGATGCCCGGGTGACCGCCGCGCCGCGGTCCCCGCGCCGCCTTTGTGCCGGGGAGGCGCGCGCGGGGACCTAATCCATCAAATTGTCTACAAATTGTGAAGAAAATTCAAAAACCATATGGTCGCCAGCGCCGGCGCGCTCTGGGCTGCGGAGGGCCGCGGCCGCGCCCGCACCCGGAGCCGCGGGGGGCTGGGCCCGGCTATTGTCGCCTGTCAGCGGCCGCCCGGGTCCATTCGTCCCGGCCTTCATGGTCCGCGCTCCGAATTACAGACCCATCCATCCTGAGAGAGGGCGATTTATGTCGCCCGGGAGGAACCGGCCGCACGCCCGCCTGGTTGCCCCGCCGCCTCTCCTCCTTtcgctctctcctctctcttctccccctttctcATTCCCTTCCCATTCCCTTCTTTTCAGTCTCGATCTCTCAGTCTCTGCCCGTGCGacgctttttctctttctcctcccgaCCCggccccccaccgccacccctgTCTCCGAGGCTCCCGCTTTCTTGCTCTGCCTTTGGAGTGTCTTTCTGTgctccttttttctgtttctgtctcttagTTTCCTCCTGGACACGCACGCTGGCCCCGGGGCCCCATCGCCTGCCCGAGACGACGCAGGCCCCGGGGCCCCATCGCCTGCCCGAGACCAGATGCGCATTTCTCACATCAATTTTGCGGAGAAAGAGAGCCTCGCGGCCCGGAGGCGGGACCCTCCTTTGGTGACAGCGGCCACTCGCCAGCCCAGCGACAACAAAAGCCCAGAGAGAAAACCCGCTCTGTCCGGAAAAGTGAAAGCTGCCTTCGTCCCTGCCCCAGCCGCCCTGGGGGCGTGGGTATCCCAGAGAGTCCTGGGAGATTGATGTCTGTGCCCCCAGCTGAGTTTGCAGGGCCCAGAATTTTTGAACGTTGCCAGAAATTCACCCCAACTGGCAGAGCTTCGGGCTCACACCTCCCTGTGCGAGTGTGCGCGATTCAGCTTGCCCTTGGTGCCGCCGCcggcctcattttcctcatccccGCCCAAGGGCAAGGCCCTCCGGCGGAACCAAAACTTGGGAGCTCTCGGGCTGCACCCTGCTGCCCCTGAGCTATACCTGAGGTACACAGGACGCTTAGCCCGCCCCCGCAGAACTGGGAAGAATGCCCTGGGGTGGGCATGGGATGCACAGAACGCAGGGCTAGTCCCCCCATCTACCCACCGTTTCCCCCCCAAATTAACTTCCCATCCATGACGCCCCCAATGTATGCACTCTTTCTCCCAGCAATGCACACGCCTCACTTTTTACCCCGACCTGGCGAAGACAGCTGCTGTCGCCCCCACCCACAATTTGGTAGCTGCCGTGTGTTTCAGAGCCGGAAGCGCCCTCTTCTCCCGCTTTCCCCGCACCCCTTATCCTCGCCCCTGCCCCGAAACTCCTCCAAATCTCCAAGGCCGGGGAATCCGACAGCGAGCAGCGGCGAGACACCGAGACTGCCGCGGCTTCCCTGAAAAGGGCCCACTCATTCAGACACGGTCACTGCCGGTTCTAGTAAAATggcaaagactttatttatcggAGAAAGAGGCCGTGGGTACAGTCCTGGGCggagagggcagggcaggagcagggaaggggcacgCGGGACCCACCCTCATCGAGTCATCCCTTGTCTGGGCAAGTGGAGCCAGGAGCAGGGCGTTAGAGACTGCAGTCAGACCCAGAGCTgcggaggaggtgggggagggcttCCGCTGGCCTCCTCTCAGTCTCtgtcacatgcaaaaaaattctaaaaagagtaaaaaataattctagGGCTTTGGGTTCCATTTTAGTTGGTTGATTGGTTGGATTTCTCCCTGCTTTGTCCTGAAGACCCGGACCCCAGCAGTCAATCCAAGAAAACCGATAGAGAGGGCCAGgaagaatcttaaaaatagcGTTAGTGGGGATCAGGAGGCAGAAATGGCATCGAAAACAGACTTCTGCCCGACGGGAGGATATGGGGGAGAAAAGATCGATTTGAAACTTGCAATTCAGGACCCGGCTGTCCTCAGCCCCTTCCCACGCCGGGGGAAAAAgggcagaaggaaataaaagaagtcaACTGCAGTAGGCCTAGGGAGGCGAGGAGGAAGAGGGCCAGTGCATTCGCCACATgcagagaaaaatcaaaacagtcGGGGTGGGCCCCTCCTCCAGaccgcgggattcagggttcgtTACCCTCGATAGTGCCTCGCCCTCAGCAAACCCAGCAGCCCGAGAGCTTGGAAAACATGGAAATCTccgagatttaaaaaaataaaagaaagaaagaaaaaagtcaggcCGAGGTCGGAAGAACCCGCTATataagtttaaatatttatacaggAGCCATACAGAATTGCACGGCGAGGGCTCCCGGGGCGGCGGAGGCCGCGCGCGGCGGCCGGCCCGGCCGGCCAGCCCGGGTTTATTGCTTCGAGAGGGAGGAGGCGGCTGCCGGGAGCTGAGTCCGGGCCAGGGACGGGGGGAAGAAGGCGGGAGTTGCAGAGGAGGTCCCAGCTCCCCTCGGCTGTCCGGCTGTCCAGGAGGCGGTGGGCGTACCGGCGCTTAGGGGCCCGGCGCGGTGGAAGATCCCGGGCACCGCTCAATCGTCCACGTCGATCTCTTCGTCTTCCTCGTCCTCTGAGCAGTCCTGGCTGCTGGCCGGCTGGTCCGTGAgcggggaggcaggagagagctGCAGGGGCCCGGCGCCCGGGGCCTGCGGGGCGCCTGGAGGGAGCGCCGGAGAGCCAGGCCTCGACTTAGCCCTGCCGcagccgccgccaccgccgcccgCGGCCTCCGAGTTCTGCTCGAGTTCCGCCAGCGCCACGATGTCCATCTGCCCGCTGGGGCCCAGTTTCTTGGCAGACTCCACATCGGCCTTCATCTCCTCCAGGTCCCGCTTGAGCTTGGCGCGTCGATTCTGAAACCAGGTGATGACCTGAGCGTTGGTGAGGCCCAGCTGCTGCGCGATTTGATCGCGATCAGCGGGGGACAGGTACTTCTGGTAGAGGAAGCGCTTCTCCAACTCGTAGATCTGGTGGTTGGTGAAGGCTGTTCGCGACTTTCGCCGCTTCTTGGGGGTCTGCCGCTGCCCGAAGATGGTCATCCCGTCGCGGCCTGCGAGGAAACCATACGATAGGCTTGCGCCAGGGGAGAGGAGACCACACCCCGGCTCTAGTTCACCCCACCCAGGCCCGTCAGGCCTGAGGTCTGCTGCAATACCCTTCTCGGATCTGATTCGGCCTCCCTCCCTGACTAGGGCAAGACTCGCTTAAGGCAAACCTCCTTCCCCCTGACTGTCTACCGGAAGTCTCTAGGAGAAATTGTTTTAGTCTCTGCTCCCCACATAAGAGTTGATTTGAAAGACCCGAGGTCGCTAGAGCACAACGGAACCAGACAGGGACGTCCTGACTGCTGGGTAAATGTTGGTTCTACGCCTCTTCCCAATCACCCCGACTCTCCCCATACCCAAAAAGTCCTCCTAGCTGAAAGGCTCTCCGTTCTCCAACCCAGCAACAGGGCGAGGAGCGCCCAGGCCACTGGGAACAGGAGGGAGCCAAGCAGACCAGGCAAATTGCGGAAAGATCTTGGGTTCCCGCCACCCCTCCTGGGTCACTGGACTCTGGCCTATCCAGAGGTCCCTAGAAAATAGGGTTTGGGTCCTGTCCCACTCATTTCCACTCCCAGCGGCAGCGGCTTGGGCTGGAGGGCCCTGACGGCAGGCGCGGGAGGAGGCGGCAAGAGGCACAGGGCACAAAGAGTGGGGCACAGGGAGCGGGGCGTGGGGTGCTGGGCGCAGGGGAACCCAGCGGCGGCGCCTACCTTCGGCTGCCTGCAGGACGCTGACCTCCAGCCCCTTAAAGGTCTTGCTGGCGAGTTCCTCCAGCGCGCACAGCGGCGAGGTCTGCGAGAGCAGCGCGCGGCCCGCCAGGGGCAAGCCGCCCGGCGCGTGCTTGTCCGCGGCCGCCAGCAGGTGCGCCGCCCCGCACAGCGAGTAACTTCTCCGCACAGACGGCTTGTTGAGGATGTCCTCAATGCTGAACGGAGTCAGCGGCTTGTTGGAGTTGGCGGGAGGCGGCAGGTGATCCAGCGGGCTGCGCCGCCGCTCTTCCCCCGGCACCGCCTTGCCATCCTCCTTGGAAGTCATCTCGGCCTCGTTTGGGGGCCCGGCCGGGGCGGCTCAGGCCGCGGGGACCCAGCCCGCGGGCAGCTCGGGCGCCGGGCGGCGCGggtgggcggcggcggcgggcgggaaGGAGGCCGCGCCGGGCCAGGCGCGGGGCAGATTAGCGCAGCAGCAGAGGCGAGCAGAGCCGCACGGGGCCCCGGGAGGAGGGTGCTGACgcgggcgccgccgccgccgccggggctTCCAGCAATCCGGGGCCGGAGCCGGGGCGCGCCGCGCGGGGCTCCAGTTTCGCCAGCCCCGGTGCTATTTAAAGGTGTCAGGTGGCTCCGCGGCGGCTCCTGGCCCCGGGTCCTGGCGGCGGCAGTTGGAAAAGCCGAGGCGAGGGCGCCGATCCCGTACTGCGAGGGGAGGCGGAGAGATGGGGCAATTGACTATTGCTAACAAGTTAGCCTTGATCGAGGAGTAATCAATTATCTGCGACGGcacttctctatttctctctcctttctccctttctcctctcttctttctttctgttctctctcctcctgttctctctctccctccctctctctctcttctcttctctgctccccccgtctctctccttctctccctctctctcgccctctctttcactctctgtctgtccaatgCAGGCGGCTCTAAGTTGGGAAGCTCATTAATTAGCGGGCCGGGGGTAGGAGGAGCCGGCTGGAATTAGCCTGCCTAATGCGCCTGTCAGTCCGGGCGCTGCGCCGCGCTCGGCCCGAGCTGTTTGTAAATTACATTAGCGGCGCCTTTATTGCACCCGAACCTCGGGCGACTCAAAAGCCGCCGCCCCCACCCCAAACTGCGAGGCTCGCTCCCGGCGCACCCGCCTCCCGCCGGCCTGGCTGCGCTGGTAGCGCTGGCCCGGAGGTCTCAAGGCTCTCCGACCCGGGATTTGGCGCCCGAGAAGGGCGGCGTGAGCCCAGCCGGAGAGGGACGCGGCCGCCGCGCGGGCCAGGTAAGACCAGGAGTATGGGTGGGCCCCGTCGCTGACCAATGCAGACTTTGCCGTGCTGAGATCAAGGACCCAGCGTCCCTACCCCTCGACCCTCCTGTCGGTCACCCCCGGCCTTGGTCCAGGCGCCTGGGAAGAGGGAATCTGCAGCTTCCAGGGTGGCCCGCGGGAGGTCCGCGCGGGTGCTGCAGCCCGGGGTGAGGCGACGCGGGACCGGGGTGGAGGACCCCAGGGGTTGCGGGAGGGGGTCAGCCAGAGGACTCAGTCTTCCCCAGCCGAGAGGCGGAGGGGGAGTTATCGGTGGCTCCAGGCACCTCTCCCCCGGCCTGAGCCCAATGCGACAACCTTACCTCTTCCGGCAGTCTTGCACACTCCTCAGGCCACGGTTCTCCCGGCCGGCTGGGGCCACGGGCCCGCCTGGTGACCGACCGGCGCCCGACCGGGCAGCCGGGCCCGTTGCCTGG includes these proteins:
- the LBX1 gene encoding transcription factor LBX1, translating into MTSKEDGKAVPGEERRRSPLDHLPPPANSNKPLTPFSIEDILNKPSVRRSYSLCGAAHLLAAADKHAPGGLPLAGRALLSQTSPLCALEELASKTFKGLEVSVLQAAEGRDGMTIFGQRQTPKKRRKSRTAFTNHQIYELEKRFLYQKYLSPADRDQIAQQLGLTNAQVITWFQNRRAKLKRDLEEMKADVESAKKLGPSGQMDIVALAELEQNSEAAGGGGGGCGRAKSRPGSPALPPGAPQAPGAGPLQLSPASPLTDQPASSQDCSEDEEDEEIDVDD